A region of Mesorhizobium sp. AR02 DNA encodes the following proteins:
- a CDS encoding IS4 family transposase: MLLDRMVARQDICLRRLGEGRRAQEVGFHRLLANDKVTIERLIQGWSEQTVSAAAERHVLAIQDTSEITFATTPERRRGLGEIGKGGGRGVLVHAMVAIDAVSGGCLGLVAGSVYTRKGRVETPHAKRSLKDKESRRWIDTALQARSVLAKAATVTIVADRESDIYAEWATLPGGNVHLLTRVMHDRAVAGGGTLSSVTAALPFVAARRLELLATHKRAARSTQVSLRFSKVEVCCPDNPGARDLPKTVTLNLVEVVELGPPAAAEPVHWRLLTTHEISDVAAAWQIVDWYRRRWTIEQLFRLMKTHGLRLEDSQLASAEVLIKLAAIATKAAAVILQLVQAREGIGGEHAANAFSTSDIAVLDSLDASYQGRTALQNNPHPRHSLAWAAWIIARLGGWNGYPSSKPPGPITFRHGLEYFRAIAKGWELRDVCIP, translated from the coding sequence ATGCTGCTCGACCGCATGGTTGCGCGCCAAGATATCTGCCTGCGCCGGCTTGGCGAGGGCCGGCGGGCGCAGGAGGTCGGGTTCCATCGCCTGCTGGCCAATGACAAGGTGACGATCGAGCGGTTGATCCAAGGCTGGAGCGAACAGACGGTGTCTGCGGCCGCCGAGCGGCATGTGTTGGCGATCCAGGACACCAGCGAGATCACCTTTGCCACCACGCCCGAGCGGCGACGCGGCCTGGGTGAGATCGGCAAAGGTGGTGGGCGCGGCGTGCTGGTGCATGCGATGGTGGCCATCGATGCGGTGAGCGGCGGTTGTCTGGGGCTGGTGGCCGGCAGCGTCTACACGCGCAAGGGCCGGGTCGAGACACCGCACGCCAAGCGCTCGCTCAAGGACAAGGAATCGCGCCGCTGGATCGACACGGCCCTTCAGGCCAGAAGCGTGCTGGCCAAAGCCGCCACTGTTACGATCGTGGCCGACCGCGAGAGCGACATCTATGCCGAATGGGCGACACTGCCCGGCGGCAATGTCCACCTTTTGACGCGTGTGATGCACGATCGTGCCGTAGCGGGCGGCGGTACTTTGTCGAGCGTGACGGCAGCGCTGCCGTTCGTGGCCGCGCGCAGGCTTGAGTTGTTGGCCACGCACAAGCGGGCGGCACGCAGCACCCAGGTGAGCCTGCGCTTCAGCAAGGTCGAGGTGTGCTGTCCCGACAATCCCGGCGCCAGGGATTTGCCGAAGACCGTGACGCTGAACCTTGTCGAAGTCGTCGAACTTGGTCCTCCAGCCGCGGCCGAGCCAGTGCACTGGCGTCTGCTCACCACCCATGAGATCAGCGACGTCGCCGCCGCCTGGCAGATCGTCGACTGGTACAGGCGGCGCTGGACCATCGAGCAGTTGTTCCGTCTGATGAAGACGCACGGCCTGCGCCTCGAGGACAGCCAACTCGCCAGCGCCGAGGTCTTGATCAAGCTCGCCGCCATCGCCACCAAGGCTGCGGCGGTTATCCTGCAACTCGTCCAGGCCCGCGAAGGCATTGGTGGCGAACACGCCGCCAATGCCTTCAGCACTTCCGACATCGCCGTGCTCGACAGCCTCGATGCCAGCTATCAAGGTCGCACTGCCTTGCAAAACAACCCGCACCCAAGGCACAGTCTCGCATGGGCCGCCTGGATCATTGCCCGCCTTGGCGGCTGGAATGGCTATCCCTCCTCCAAACCACCTGGTCCCATCACCTTCCGACACGGCCTCGAATACTTCCGTGCCATCGCAAAAGGCTGGGAACTCAGAGATGTGTGCATTCCGTAG
- a CDS encoding NAD(P)-dependent oxidoreductase codes for MKERIGFIGLGSMGAGMADNLLRKGWPLTVCVHRSRTAADRLIAAGATEVATPRDLAAACDIVILCVTGSREVEALVKGPDGLATAAKPLLIIDCSTSNPSSTTALAAELAALGVTLIDAPLARTPKEAAEGKLDVMVGGPAEAVARARPVLEAFAARIVHTGPTGSGHTMKLLNNFVSMGYSAIYSEALTLGAKAGLTPQVFNSVISGSRMDCGFYQAFFDFVLNRNENAQRFAIANALKDMTYLASFAQAAGVANPVGAVVRNGFATAVATGHGEKFVPALSDIVAGLNGVSLVEAPEM; via the coding sequence ATGAAAGAACGCATTGGCTTCATCGGCTTGGGCAGCATGGGCGCCGGCATGGCCGACAATCTGCTGCGCAAGGGCTGGCCGCTGACCGTCTGCGTGCATCGCAGCCGCACCGCCGCCGACCGCTTGATCGCAGCCGGTGCGACCGAGGTCGCAACCCCGCGCGACCTTGCCGCTGCCTGCGACATCGTCATTCTGTGCGTCACCGGCTCGCGCGAGGTCGAAGCGCTGGTCAAGGGCCCGGATGGGCTTGCCACGGCAGCCAAGCCGCTGCTGATCATCGACTGCTCGACCTCCAACCCGTCTTCGACGACAGCCCTTGCCGCTGAGCTCGCAGCACTTGGCGTGACGCTGATCGACGCGCCGCTGGCGCGCACGCCCAAGGAAGCCGCCGAGGGCAAGCTCGACGTCATGGTCGGCGGCCCTGCCGAGGCGGTCGCCCGCGCCCGCCCGGTGCTCGAAGCCTTCGCCGCGCGCATCGTCCACACCGGCCCGACCGGCAGCGGCCACACCATGAAGCTGCTCAACAATTTCGTCTCGATGGGCTATTCCGCCATCTATTCGGAAGCGCTGACGCTCGGCGCCAAGGCCGGGCTGACGCCGCAGGTCTTCAACAGCGTCATCTCAGGCAGCCGCATGGATTGCGGCTTCTACCAGGCCTTCTTCGACTTCGTGCTGAACCGCAACGAAAACGCCCAGCGTTTTGCTATCGCCAATGCGCTGAAGGACATGACCTATCTCGCCTCGTTCGCCCAGGCGGCGGGCGTTGCGAACCCGGTCGGCGCCGTGGTGCGCAACGGCTTTGCGACGGCGGTCGCCACGGGGCATGGCGAAAAGTTCGTGCCGGCGCTGTCGGATATTGTCGCGGGGTTGAATGGGGTGTCGCTGGTGGAGGCGCCAGAGATGTGA
- a CDS encoding FadR/GntR family transcriptional regulator — protein sequence MTLKLDKVNRGPHLSTLVASSISREIAQGRLKPGDQLPTEQALATTFGVSRNVVREAIARLRSEGRIWSQQGRGAFVVESNNPTVLTIDYEALQRADSFRNLFELRGILEVQAAALAAKRRSETDLTAMGDALAGMRAAPYGSVAWLRSDLEFHRTVAEATRNSYMGQFLVFVSERVRESILAAGNQQKSDDMARITLGEHERILAAIRAGDAEGAQAAMRDHLAGAALRVGLLDGEAAEPVAPAQEVPSPVRHSRLRKAVRGRA from the coding sequence ATGACGCTGAAACTCGACAAGGTCAATCGCGGTCCGCACCTCTCCACTTTGGTGGCGAGTTCCATCTCGCGCGAGATCGCGCAGGGGCGCCTGAAGCCAGGCGACCAGCTGCCGACCGAGCAGGCGCTGGCAACCACCTTCGGCGTCAGCCGCAACGTCGTGCGCGAGGCGATCGCGCGGCTGCGCTCGGAAGGCCGCATCTGGTCGCAGCAGGGGCGCGGCGCCTTCGTGGTCGAGAGCAACAACCCGACGGTGCTGACCATCGACTATGAGGCGCTGCAGCGCGCCGATTCCTTCCGCAACCTGTTCGAGTTGCGCGGCATCCTCGAAGTGCAGGCGGCAGCCTTGGCCGCCAAGCGGCGTTCAGAAACCGATCTCACCGCGATGGGCGATGCGCTGGCCGGCATGCGCGCGGCACCCTATGGCAGCGTTGCCTGGCTGCGCAGCGACCTCGAATTCCACCGCACCGTCGCCGAGGCGACGCGCAATTCCTACATGGGCCAATTCCTGGTCTTCGTGTCCGAACGCGTGCGCGAAAGCATCCTTGCCGCCGGCAACCAGCAGAAATCGGACGACATGGCCCGCATTACGCTCGGCGAACACGAGCGCATCCTCGCCGCCATCCGCGCCGGCGACGCGGAAGGCGCGCAAGCGGCGATGCGCGACCATCTGGCAGGCGCGGCGCTGCGGGTGGGGTTGCTTGATGGGGAGGCGGCGGAGCCGGTAGCGCCGGCGCAGGAGGTGCCGTCTCCGGTGCGGCATTCGCGGCTGCGGAAGGCTGTGCGCGGGCGGGCGTAG
- a CDS encoding FadR/GntR family transcriptional regulator — MAETMLFDAIPQAPNLRTGLVNTLIAQIESGDLAPGQRLPTEQEIVAATGVSRTVVREALAALRARGLITTRQGLGAFVAKDPLPRTFSILPDDLESIDEVLRVLELRMGIEVEATGLAAERRSETALAQMGSRLDALEAAVRAGGSGSEEDFGFHRAILAATQNPNFTRLFDTFGSAMIPRQWTRLDRMTEAEREKYLDRMQREHRAILAAIEARDVNAARRAMRNHLNKSYARFEDLRDKAAHD, encoded by the coding sequence ATGGCGGAAACCATGCTTTTCGATGCCATACCGCAGGCGCCCAATCTGCGGACCGGGCTCGTCAACACGCTGATCGCGCAGATCGAGTCCGGCGACCTCGCGCCGGGCCAGAGGCTGCCGACCGAGCAGGAGATCGTCGCCGCCACGGGTGTGAGCCGCACAGTGGTGCGCGAGGCGCTTGCGGCATTGCGCGCCCGCGGGCTGATCACCACGCGTCAGGGCCTCGGCGCCTTCGTCGCCAAGGATCCGCTGCCGCGGACCTTTTCGATCCTGCCCGACGATCTCGAATCGATCGACGAGGTGCTGCGCGTGCTGGAACTGCGCATGGGCATCGAGGTTGAGGCGACCGGCCTTGCGGCCGAGCGGCGCAGCGAGACAGCACTTGCTCAGATGGGCTCGCGGCTGGATGCGCTGGAGGCGGCGGTGCGTGCCGGCGGATCGGGCTCGGAAGAGGATTTCGGCTTCCACCGCGCCATTCTGGCGGCGACGCAGAACCCCAATTTCACCCGGCTGTTCGACACGTTCGGCAGCGCCATGATCCCGCGCCAGTGGACACGGCTCGACCGGATGACCGAGGCCGAGCGGGAAAAATACCTCGACCGCATGCAGCGCGAGCATCGCGCCATCCTCGCTGCCATCGAAGCCAGGGACGTCAACGCGGCGCGGCGCGCCATGCGCAACCATCTGAACAAGAGCTATGCCCGCTTCGAGGATCTGCGCGACAAGGCTGCCCACGACTGA
- a CDS encoding FAD-binding oxidoreductase, producing the protein MNAVPPTSASLIAALAGVLPNGGLLTEDADLARYSRDWSGDHYGRPLAVARPASVEEMSALMRHCHAERIPVVPQGGLTGLVGAAVAADGGEIVISLERMSRIRSISPIDFAMVVEAGCILEDAKRAAEDTDCLLPITFGAQGSCRIGGNVATNAGGFNVLRYGMTRDLVLGLEVVLADGRIWNGLKVLRKDNRGYDLKQVFIGSEGTLGIVTAAALKLFPKPTQIETALVGLRSVEDAMALYARARRDCSDLLTAFELILRGGIEITMREGKDFPDPLGKAYPAYVLIEVSSGGLIDLSAMLLGFLDGVSDLVEDGIVASTRAQAERLWLYREIMVERQGRGGRYLRTDVSVPISKLADFVSDALAELQRARPDALAVTYGHVGDGNIHLNVVPPEGMGVEAIEHLFEEAEAEIFAVVDRYGGSISAEHGIGRVKQKAFLERIDPVTLDLAAGIKEAFDPRHILSNGRILASASAVDYR; encoded by the coding sequence ATGAATGCCGTGCCGCCCACTTCCGCATCGCTGATCGCAGCCCTTGCCGGCGTGCTGCCGAATGGCGGGCTGCTGACCGAGGACGCGGATCTGGCGCGCTACAGCCGCGACTGGTCCGGCGATCATTACGGCCGCCCGCTGGCGGTGGCGCGTCCGGCTTCGGTCGAGGAGATGTCGGCGCTGATGCGGCACTGCCATGCCGAGCGCATCCCTGTCGTGCCGCAAGGTGGCCTGACCGGCCTCGTCGGCGCCGCGGTGGCGGCCGATGGCGGCGAGATCGTCATCTCGCTGGAGCGCATGAGCCGGATTCGTTCGATCAGCCCTATCGACTTCGCCATGGTGGTCGAGGCCGGCTGCATCCTCGAGGACGCCAAGCGCGCCGCCGAGGACACCGACTGCCTGCTGCCGATCACCTTCGGCGCGCAGGGAAGCTGCCGCATCGGCGGCAATGTCGCCACCAATGCCGGCGGCTTCAACGTGCTGCGTTACGGCATGACGCGCGACCTCGTGCTCGGCCTCGAAGTGGTGCTGGCCGACGGCCGCATCTGGAACGGGCTGAAGGTGTTGCGCAAGGACAATCGCGGCTATGACCTCAAGCAGGTCTTCATCGGCAGTGAAGGCACGCTCGGCATCGTCACCGCCGCGGCGCTGAAACTCTTCCCCAAGCCGACGCAGATCGAGACCGCGCTGGTCGGCCTGCGCTCCGTCGAGGATGCGATGGCACTCTATGCCCGCGCCCGGCGCGATTGCAGCGACCTGCTCACCGCCTTCGAACTGATCCTGCGCGGCGGCATCGAGATCACCATGCGCGAGGGCAAGGATTTTCCTGATCCGCTCGGCAAGGCCTATCCGGCCTATGTGCTGATCGAGGTTTCCTCCGGCGGGCTGATCGACCTGTCCGCCATGCTGCTGGGGTTCCTCGACGGTGTCTCCGATCTGGTCGAGGACGGCATCGTCGCATCGACGCGGGCGCAAGCCGAGCGGCTGTGGCTCTATCGCGAGATCATGGTCGAGCGGCAGGGACGCGGCGGCCGCTATCTGCGCACCGACGTCTCGGTGCCGATCTCGAAACTTGCCGATTTCGTCAGCGACGCGCTCGCCGAATTGCAGCGGGCGCGCCCGGACGCGCTGGCCGTCACCTACGGCCATGTCGGCGATGGCAACATCCATCTCAATGTCGTGCCGCCGGAAGGCATGGGCGTGGAAGCGATCGAGCATCTGTTCGAGGAGGCGGAAGCCGAGATCTTTGCCGTCGTCGACCGCTATGGCGGCTCGATCAGCGCCGAGCACGGCATCGGCCGCGTCAAGCAGAAGGCATTCCTAGAACGCATCGATCCGGTGACGCTCGACCTTGCCGCAGGCATCAAGGAGGCGTTCGATCCGCGCCACATCCTCAGCAACGGCCGCATTCTGGCGTCCGCATCCGCCGTCGACTATAGGTGA
- a CDS encoding ABC transporter permease: MNEPFPFRQVFEGKWTQGAIPLVLLVALLLIIEIAAPGFLTGETVALLFANTAVLFILATGVTFAILLGGIDLSIQAVASLASVILAQLLPSLGLAAFPVAILSGLAFGTLSGIVHVKLRVPSFVATLATGGVVTGLALWVSNGRAITIEEGGRENTAWINATVAGLPVVVLISAVIGIAAFLALRYTRFGRQAIAVGAGEPAAWAAGINVDRTKIIAFAASGMLAAIAGVVLAARLSSGSPVLANQLLLPAIAAVIVGGTAITGGLGGVARTAVGALIISIVRIGMTFVGVNIFLENMVFGAVLIAAVAITIDRSKIAVIK, encoded by the coding sequence ATGAACGAACCTTTCCCCTTCAGGCAGGTGTTCGAAGGCAAGTGGACGCAAGGCGCCATTCCGCTGGTCCTGCTTGTCGCGCTTCTGCTGATCATCGAGATCGCCGCGCCCGGCTTTCTCACCGGCGAGACCGTGGCGCTGCTGTTTGCCAACACCGCGGTGCTGTTCATCCTGGCGACGGGCGTCACCTTCGCCATCCTGCTCGGCGGCATCGACCTGTCGATCCAGGCCGTCGCCTCGCTGGCCAGCGTCATCCTGGCGCAGCTGCTGCCCTCGCTCGGGCTTGCCGCCTTCCCGGTGGCGATCCTGTCCGGCCTTGCCTTCGGAACGCTGAGCGGCATCGTCCATGTCAAGCTGCGCGTGCCTTCCTTCGTGGCGACGCTCGCCACCGGCGGCGTCGTCACCGGCCTGGCGCTCTGGGTCTCCAACGGCCGCGCCATCACCATCGAGGAAGGCGGCCGCGAAAACACCGCCTGGATCAATGCGACCGTCGCCGGCCTGCCTGTGGTGGTGCTGATTTCGGCGGTCATCGGCATCGCCGCCTTTCTGGCGCTGCGCTACACGCGCTTTGGCCGCCAGGCGATCGCGGTTGGCGCCGGCGAACCGGCCGCCTGGGCGGCGGGCATCAATGTCGACCGCACCAAGATCATCGCCTTCGCCGCCTCCGGCATGCTGGCGGCCATTGCCGGCGTCGTGCTGGCGGCCAGATTGTCGAGCGGCTCGCCGGTGCTGGCCAACCAGCTGCTGTTGCCGGCCATCGCCGCCGTCATCGTCGGCGGTACCGCCATCACCGGCGGGCTGGGTGGCGTGGCGCGCACGGCGGTCGGCGCGCTGATCATCTCGATCGTGCGCATCGGCATGACCTTCGTCGGCGTCAACATTTTCTTGGAAAACATGGTGTTCGGCGCGGTGCTCATCGCCGCCGTCGCCATCACCATCGACCGCAGCAAGATCGCGGTCATCAAGTGA
- a CDS encoding IS256 family transposase — MTKIESKTASASVKDILLSNPDGLHEVIRAVMQEVLEAEMDEALSASKGERTPERLGYRSGYYGRTLVTRVGKLELRVPQDRSGRFSTELFERYQRSERALVATLAEMYVQGVSTRKVKAITEELCGHAFSASSISAINKRLDESLAAFARRPLQEPFAYLILDARYEKVREAGVVMSQAVLIAVGIDWDGRRQILAVEMANRESRSAWKDFLVSLKARGLKGVELVVSDDHAGLVAAIGEVIPEAAWQRCYVHFLRNALDHLPRKHGDDCLQELRWLYDRRDLAEARADLAAWLAKWSPRYPRLTGWAEDAIEQTLTFFRLPRQHHKHLKSTNMLERLNEEIRRRTYVVRIFPNAESCLRLVRALAVETNENWMEANRYINMDDLREHKKLALRQAA; from the coding sequence ATGACCAAGATTGAAAGTAAGACCGCCAGCGCCTCCGTCAAAGACATTCTGCTTTCGAACCCGGACGGACTTCACGAAGTGATCCGTGCGGTGATGCAGGAGGTGCTCGAGGCCGAGATGGATGAGGCGCTGAGTGCTTCGAAGGGCGAACGCACGCCCGAGCGGCTTGGCTATCGCTCGGGTTACTATGGCCGCACCCTTGTGACGCGCGTCGGCAAGCTTGAGCTGCGGGTTCCGCAGGACCGCTCGGGGCGCTTCTCGACCGAGTTGTTTGAGCGCTATCAGCGTTCGGAACGGGCTTTGGTGGCGACGCTGGCCGAGATGTATGTGCAGGGCGTGTCGACCCGCAAGGTGAAGGCGATCACCGAAGAGCTGTGCGGCCATGCTTTCTCGGCCTCGTCGATCTCGGCCATCAACAAGCGGCTGGACGAGAGCCTCGCTGCCTTTGCCAGGCGTCCCCTTCAAGAGCCGTTTGCTTACCTCATCCTCGATGCGCGCTACGAGAAAGTGCGTGAAGCCGGCGTCGTCATGAGCCAGGCGGTGCTGATCGCGGTCGGCATCGACTGGGACGGCCGGCGCCAGATCCTGGCTGTGGAGATGGCCAATCGCGAGAGCCGTTCGGCCTGGAAAGACTTTCTCGTCTCACTGAAGGCGCGCGGCCTCAAGGGCGTCGAATTGGTCGTGTCCGACGATCACGCCGGCCTGGTGGCGGCGATCGGCGAGGTGATCCCGGAAGCCGCCTGGCAACGCTGCTACGTGCACTTCCTCAGGAACGCGCTCGATCATCTGCCGCGCAAGCACGGCGATGACTGCCTGCAGGAGCTGCGCTGGCTCTACGACCGACGCGATCTCGCCGAGGCCAGGGCCGATCTCGCCGCATGGCTTGCCAAATGGTCACCTCGCTATCCGCGCCTGACAGGCTGGGCCGAAGATGCCATCGAACAAACTCTGACCTTCTTCAGGCTGCCGAGACAGCACCACAAGCATCTCAAGTCCACCAACATGCTCGAGCGCCTCAACGAGGAAATCCGCCGGCGCACCTATGTCGTACGCATCTTCCCCAACGCCGAAAGCTGCCTGCGCCTTGTCAGGGCCTTGGCTGTCGAGACCAACGAAAACTGGATGGAGGCCAACCGCTACATCAACATGGACGACCTGCGCGAGCACAAAAAGCTCGCTCTACGCCAAGCCGCATGA
- a CDS encoding sugar ABC transporter ATP-binding protein, translating into MLNASGIIKNFPGVQALRDVSIEVRPNEVVGLIGENGAGKSTLMRVLAGSYRPDGGSLTLDGEQLRMRSPRDAARHGIGMVFQEQSLVLNLTVAENIYLGEEGRFTRFGIVNWRAMNAAARRQLAKIGIDIDVTARTSELTFAARQMVELAKALTLEEVVERQLLILLDEPTSVLNAADIEVLFARVRSLKSRASFVFVSHRLDEVLAISDRVYTMKDGAVVAEHRAAEVTAPELHEIMVGRGLQAEYYREARQQAPRETVMVEARGLGANGCYHGVDLKIRAGEIVGIAGVVGSGREEVTRTIGGFLQHDAGEMKIAGDPVHFSSPEPAVRRGIGYVPRERRLEGLVMFLSIAENISLADLSSVMRHGAIDYGKERRLAADWIKRLRIKAPGPDAACRKLSGGNQQKVVLARWMTAGSRILVLDHPTRGLDVGAKEEVYELVRDLSAQGVAILLISDTLEETIGLSHQVLVMRDGEITARFDASPGKKPNQVDLLRAMV; encoded by the coding sequence ATGCTGAACGCATCCGGCATCATCAAGAACTTTCCTGGCGTCCAGGCCTTGCGCGATGTCTCGATCGAGGTCCGCCCGAACGAGGTGGTCGGGCTGATCGGCGAGAATGGCGCCGGCAAGTCGACGCTGATGCGCGTGCTGGCCGGCAGCTACCGCCCTGATGGCGGCAGCCTGACGCTGGACGGCGAACAGCTGCGCATGCGCTCCCCGCGCGACGCGGCCCGGCACGGCATCGGCATGGTCTTCCAGGAACAGTCGCTGGTGCTCAATCTGACGGTCGCCGAAAACATCTATCTCGGCGAGGAGGGCCGTTTTACCCGCTTCGGCATCGTCAACTGGCGCGCCATGAACGCGGCGGCGCGCCGGCAACTGGCCAAGATCGGCATCGATATCGATGTCACGGCGCGCACCTCCGAACTCACCTTCGCCGCGCGCCAGATGGTCGAGCTGGCCAAGGCGCTGACCTTGGAGGAAGTGGTCGAACGGCAGTTGCTCATCTTGCTGGATGAGCCGACCTCGGTACTCAACGCCGCCGACATCGAGGTGCTGTTCGCGCGCGTGCGCTCGCTCAAATCCCGCGCCAGCTTCGTCTTCGTCTCGCATCGCCTCGACGAGGTGCTGGCGATATCGGACCGCGTCTACACGATGAAGGATGGCGCGGTGGTCGCCGAGCACCGCGCGGCCGAGGTCACTGCGCCGGAATTGCACGAGATCATGGTCGGGCGCGGCCTGCAGGCCGAATATTACCGCGAGGCCCGCCAGCAGGCGCCGCGCGAGACGGTCATGGTCGAAGCCAGGGGGCTTGGTGCGAATGGCTGTTATCACGGCGTCGACCTGAAGATCAGGGCCGGCGAGATCGTCGGGATTGCCGGCGTCGTCGGCTCCGGTCGCGAGGAAGTAACGCGCACCATCGGCGGCTTCCTGCAGCATGATGCCGGGGAGATGAAAATCGCCGGTGATCCCGTGCATTTCAGCTCACCGGAACCCGCGGTGCGCAGGGGTATCGGCTATGTGCCGCGCGAGCGCAGGCTTGAGGGGCTGGTGATGTTCCTGTCGATCGCGGAAAACATTTCGCTCGCCGATCTCTCCAGCGTCATGCGCCATGGCGCCATCGACTATGGCAAGGAGCGGCGGCTTGCCGCCGACTGGATCAAGCGGCTGCGTATCAAGGCGCCCGGCCCCGATGCCGCCTGCCGCAAGCTCAGCGGCGGCAACCAGCAGAAGGTGGTGCTGGCGCGCTGGATGACGGCGGGCTCGCGCATCCTGGTGCTCGACCACCCGACGCGCGGCCTCGATGTCGGCGCCAAGGAGGAGGTCTATGAACTTGTGCGCGATCTCTCCGCGCAAGGCGTGGCGATCCTTTTGATTTCCGACACGCTGGAAGAGACGATCGGCCTGTCGCACCAGGTGCTGGTGATGCGCGACGGCGAGATCACCGCGCGCTTCGACGCCAGCCCCGGCAAGAAGCCGAACCAAGTCGACCTGTTGCGAGCGATGGTGTGA
- a CDS encoding ABC transporter permease, whose amino-acid sequence MTVLPGRIATVFGGRRWRSLAPLAVLIVLCLLIAIANPNFIELRNLVRLANSAAVPLTLAMGLTFIILMGSIDLSVEGTLSVSAMVVVLLAANDGNGNDYGWWAVLAAVVAGTAMGFISGLVQTMLRIPSFMATLGMWFIGLGLSVYMLGGSAIRLNDASIRDLALHRFLGLPVAVWVAFAAFLLAAVIQYHTKLGRHILAIGGDEDVAKLSGVNVVRVRITAFALAGFFFGISGVLAAAQLGQSHAVIGDGRLFAAVTAVVVGGTALTGGEGGVVNTLIGVLIVTVLANGMILLGISPYIQQTVQGLMIIAAVALSLDRVRLRIVK is encoded by the coding sequence AGTTCTCCCCGGCCGCATCGCCACTGTGTTCGGTGGCAGGCGCTGGCGCAGCCTGGCGCCGCTGGCGGTGCTGATCGTACTCTGCCTGCTGATCGCCATCGCCAATCCCAATTTCATCGAGCTGCGCAATCTGGTGCGGCTTGCCAACTCGGCCGCCGTGCCGCTGACACTGGCGATGGGGCTGACCTTCATCATCCTGATGGGCAGCATCGATCTTTCGGTCGAAGGCACGCTGTCGGTGTCGGCGATGGTGGTGGTGCTGCTCGCCGCCAATGACGGCAATGGCAATGATTATGGCTGGTGGGCGGTGCTCGCCGCCGTGGTCGCCGGCACTGCAATGGGTTTCATCAGCGGCCTCGTCCAGACCATGCTGCGCATTCCCTCCTTCATGGCGACGCTCGGCATGTGGTTCATCGGCCTTGGCCTCTCGGTCTATATGCTGGGCGGCTCGGCGATCCGCCTCAACGACGCCTCGATCCGCGACCTGGCATTGCACCGTTTCCTGGGCTTGCCGGTGGCGGTCTGGGTCGCATTTGCAGCGTTCCTGCTCGCCGCTGTCATCCAGTACCACACCAAGCTCGGGCGCCACATATTGGCGATCGGCGGTGACGAGGACGTCGCCAAGCTCTCCGGTGTCAACGTGGTGCGCGTGCGCATCACCGCCTTTGCGCTGGCCGGTTTTTTCTTCGGCATATCAGGCGTGCTTGCCGCCGCGCAGCTCGGCCAATCGCATGCCGTGATCGGCGACGGCAGGCTGTTCGCAGCCGTCACTGCGGTGGTCGTCGGTGGCACGGCGCTGACCGGCGGCGAAGGTGGCGTCGTCAACACGCTGATCGGCGTGCTGATCGTCACCGTGCTTGCCAACGGCATGATCCTGCTCGGCATCTCGCCCTATATCCAGCAGACGGTACAGGGCCTGATGATCATCGCTGCAGTGGCGCTGTCGCTCGACCGCGTCCGCCTCAGGATCGTGAAGTGA
- the gloA gene encoding lactoylglutathione lyase: MSDAPGFRYMHTMIRVLDLDKSIAFYTEVLGMTLLRRDDYPGGKFTNAFVGYGPEDKEAVVELTLNWGREEPYEIGTGFGHLALGVNDIYAVCAELEKRGAKIPRKPGPMQHGTTHIAFVEDPDGYKIELIGLDTM; this comes from the coding sequence ATGAGCGACGCCCCGGGCTTTCGCTATATGCACACCATGATCAGGGTGCTCGACCTCGACAAGTCGATCGCCTTCTACACCGAGGTTCTCGGCATGACCTTGCTGCGCCGCGACGATTATCCCGGCGGCAAGTTCACCAACGCCTTTGTCGGCTACGGTCCCGAGGACAAGGAGGCCGTCGTCGAGCTGACGCTGAACTGGGGCAGGGAAGAGCCCTATGAGATCGGCACCGGCTTCGGCCACCTGGCGCTCGGCGTCAACGACATCTACGCCGTCTGCGCCGAACTGGAAAAGCGCGGCGCCAAGATCCCGCGCAAGCCCGGCCCGATGCAGCACGGCACCACCCACATCGCCTTTGTCGAAGACCCGGACGGCTACAAGATCGAACTGATCGGCCTCGACACGATGTGA